In Phragmites australis chromosome 24, lpPhrAust1.1, whole genome shotgun sequence, the following are encoded in one genomic region:
- the LOC133907881 gene encoding inactive poly [ADP-ribose] polymerase RCD1-like isoform X2: protein MAAMNEKVLGKCGRNISSLKRKRDSPAAYHADACRTSELHQCPADDSAVRFHVDQDHKAKILCHFNRQILKSYKNFMTSAPPKRILLRQGSDWKDFPEKIVKLAQVDFRAKKTITETGYQNQLFLLDFVHMTFIDSKTDLQRPIAWIDENGKGYFPETFLQDQKLFKKKDFGNGNQGYISVEPNGTREMNGQLRTSESSAESSNFESSTEDVSSPKRARAEKCAMGKNYCDVGEATGENEPCTLLPTAFNMLPHQDNLGELSRAQRTIEAVEKLLLHGMGAVIGSKDIIGIYRTPLLNDCGQVRYHLHQKQVHATGCHRGSANVRYAWLACSKSTVHELMLNSMLQVHKPIKCPAYGNGTLLAPASHSDLCVKYSDVDENGIVHMMLCRVIMGNVEIVHHGSKQHRPSSDYFDSGVDDLKNPQHYIVWDMNLNSHVYSEFVVTIKLPKDSLVRQEDCQNSSEVSLVLNSSSPDCMPVQERAVILN, encoded by the exons ATGGCTGCAATGAACGAAAAGGTATTGGGTAAATGTGGAAGGAACATAAGTAGTCTCAAGAGAAAGCGGGACAGCCCCGCTGCATACCATGCGGATGCTTGCCGCACCTCTGAACTGCATCAGTGTCCTGCCGACGACTCTGCTGTTAGGTTTCATGTTGATCAAGACCATAAGGCAAAAATCTTGTGCCACTTCAACAGGCAGATTTTGAAGAGCTATAAGAACTTCATGACTAGCGCGCCACCTAAGCGTATTCTACTCCGCCAAGGTTCTGACTGGAAAGACTTCCCAGAAAAAATTGTCAAGTTGGCCCAAGTTGACTTCAGGGCAAAAAAGACAATCACAGAAACAGGATATCAGAACCAGCTTTTTTTGCTGGATTTTGTGCATATGACGTTCATAGACTCAAAGACAGATCTTCAGAGGCCGATAGCTTGGATTGATGAAAATGGAAAGGGCTACTTCCCGGAAACGTTTCTGCAAGATCAGAAACTATTTAAGAAGAAAGATTTTGGCAATGGAAATCAAGGGTACATTAGTGTTGAGCCAAATGGGACACGAGAAATGAATGGCCAGCTCAGAACATCAGAAAGTTCTGCAGAAAGCTCGAACTTTGAGTCCAGTACTGAAGATGTTTCCAGTCCTAAGAGAGCTAGGGCTGAAAAGTGTGCCATGGGGAAAAATTATTGTGATGTGGGAGAAGCTACTGGTGAAAATGAGCCATGCACTTTGTTGCCTACAGCCTTTAATATGCTGCCACACCAAGATAATCTGGGTGAGCTATCACGTGCTCAGCGCACTATTGAAGCCGTGGAGAAATTGTTGCTGCATGGGATGGGTGCTGTTATTGGATCCAAGGACATCATTGGGATCTACAGAACTCCGTTACTGAATGACTGTGGACAAGTCCGTTACCATCTTCATCAAAAGCAGGTACATGCTACTGGATGTCACCGTGGAAGTGCTAATGTCCGTTATGCATGGCTTGCTTGCTCCAAAAGCACTGTGCATGAATTGATGCTGAACAGCATGTTACAAGTTCATAAGCCCATTAAGTGTCCTGCCTATGGAAATGGCACCCTCCTTGCACCAGCAAGTCACTCCGATCTGTG TGTGAAATACTCTGATGTTGATGAAAATGGCATTGTCCATATGATGTTGTGCCGTGTTATAATGGGGAACGTAGAAATAGTTCACCATGGATCTAAGCAGCACCGACCTAGTagtgactattttgatagtggaGTAGATGACCTTAAAAACCCACAGCATTACATTGTGTGGGATATGAATCTGAATAGTCACGTCTATTCTGAGTTTGTTGTCACCATCAAATTGCCCAAAG